A single window of Enterobacteriaceae bacterium ESL0689 DNA harbors:
- a CDS encoding GlsB/YeaQ/YmgE family stress response membrane protein → MGIISWIIFGFIAGILAKWISPGEGEDMSGCIVTILLGIVGAVVGGWISTFFGFGKVNGFNFGSLIVAVIGALVVLFIYRKIKY, encoded by the coding sequence ATGGGTATTATTTCCTGGATTATTTTTGGTTTTATTGCTGGCATTCTGGCGAAGTGGATCTCGCCTGGTGAAGGTGAAGATATGAGTGGCTGCATTGTGACGATCCTTCTGGGTATTGTCGGGGCCGTTGTTGGTGGCTGGATTAGTACGTTCTTTGGTTTTGGTAAAGTCAATGGTTTTAATTTTGGTAGCCTGATCGTTGCCGTTATCGGTGCATTAGTTGTCCTGTTTATCTACAGAAAAATTAAGTATTAA
- a CDS encoding major outer membrane lipoprotein produces the protein MNRTKLVLGAVILGSTLLAGCSSNAKIDQLSSDVQTLNTKVDQMSNDVSALRSDVQAAKDDAARANQRLDNQATKYRK, from the coding sequence ATGAATCGTACTAAACTGGTACTGGGCGCAGTAATTCTGGGTTCTACTCTGCTGGCTGGTTGCTCCAGCAATGCAAAAATCGATCAGCTGTCTTCTGACGTTCAGACTCTGAACACCAAAGTTGATCAAATGAGCAACGACGTAAGCGCACTCCGCTCTGACGTTCAGGCTGCTAAAGATGACGCAGCTCGCGCTAATCAGCGTCTGGACAACCAGGCTACTAAATATCGTAAGTAA
- the pykF gene encoding pyruvate kinase PykF: MKKTKIVCTIGPKTESEEMLSRMLDAGMNVMRLNFSHGDYAEHGQRIQNLRNVVSKTGKNAAILLDTKGPEIRTIKLEGGNDVSLKAGQTFTFTTDKSVIGNNEIVAVTYEGFPQDLTPGNTVLVDDGLIGMEVISIEGNKVICRVLNNGELGENKGVNLPGVSIALPALAEKDKQDLIFGCKQNVDFVAASFIRKRSDVEEIREFLKTHGGEHIQIISKIENQEGLNNFDEILEASDGIMVARGDMGVEIPVEEVIFAQKMIIDKCVCARKVVITATQMLDSMIKNPRPTRAEAGDVANAILDGTDAVMLSGESAKGKYPLEAVTIMATICERTDRVMTSRLNYANDNRKMRITEAVCLGAVETAEKLEAPLIIVATQGGKSARAVRKYFPESIILALTSNATTARQLELSKGVVPQLIEPLSSTDDFYVLGKKVALQSGLAHAGDTVVMVSGALVPSGTTNTTSVHVL, encoded by the coding sequence ATGAAAAAGACCAAAATTGTTTGTACTATCGGTCCGAAAACCGAATCTGAAGAGATGCTTTCCAGGATGCTGGATGCGGGCATGAATGTCATGCGTCTGAACTTCTCTCATGGTGATTATGCTGAACACGGTCAGCGCATTCAAAATCTGCGTAACGTGGTAAGCAAAACGGGTAAAAACGCCGCTATTTTACTCGATACTAAGGGACCAGAAATTCGTACCATCAAACTGGAAGGGGGTAATGACGTCTCCCTGAAAGCCGGACAAACTTTTACCTTCACAACCGACAAATCAGTCATCGGTAACAACGAAATTGTCGCCGTAACCTATGAAGGATTCCCACAGGACCTCACCCCGGGTAATACTGTTCTGGTCGACGACGGCCTGATCGGCATGGAAGTTATCTCTATTGAGGGGAATAAGGTTATTTGTCGCGTTTTAAACAATGGCGAACTCGGCGAAAACAAAGGTGTTAACCTGCCAGGTGTCTCCATTGCGCTCCCTGCCCTGGCTGAGAAAGACAAGCAGGACCTGATTTTCGGCTGCAAACAAAATGTCGATTTTGTTGCGGCTTCTTTTATCCGCAAACGTTCTGATGTAGAAGAGATCCGCGAATTTCTGAAAACCCACGGTGGCGAACATATCCAGATCATTTCCAAGATAGAAAATCAGGAAGGATTAAACAATTTCGATGAGATCCTTGAAGCATCTGACGGCATTATGGTTGCCCGTGGTGATATGGGGGTTGAAATACCGGTTGAGGAAGTTATCTTCGCCCAGAAGATGATCATCGATAAATGTGTCTGTGCGCGTAAAGTCGTGATTACCGCAACACAAATGCTGGATTCGATGATTAAAAACCCACGTCCTACCCGTGCGGAAGCCGGTGACGTCGCGAATGCGATCCTCGATGGCACGGATGCAGTCATGCTGTCTGGCGAATCGGCAAAAGGTAAATACCCACTCGAAGCCGTGACGATTATGGCAACGATCTGTGAGCGTACTGATCGGGTGATGACCAGTCGGCTGAACTATGCGAACGATAACCGGAAGATGCGTATTACGGAAGCGGTGTGCCTCGGTGCGGTAGAAACGGCGGAGAAGCTGGAAGCGCCATTAATTATTGTGGCCACTCAGGGCGGAAAATCTGCACGCGCAGTACGTAAATATTTCCCCGAATCCATCATTCTGGCATTGACCAGCAACGCGACCACCGCCCGTCAGTTAGAACTCAGTAAAGGTGTGGTGCCACAACTGATAGAGCCATTATCATCCACTGATGATTTTTACGTTCTGGGTAAGAAAGTGGCATTGCAAAGTGGTTTAGCACATGCAGGCGATACCGTTGTTATGGTATCAGGTGCGCTGGTTCCGAGTGGAACAACGAATACAACATCAGTGCACGTGCTGTAA
- a CDS encoding substrate-binding domain-containing protein, producing MTAAVVLLAAGSLKGAFTPLLAHFSQQTGILVEAHFGPAGLLREQIEAGMRCSVFASANSQHPQALQQAGLAGVCHSFARNQLMLTVRRHVTTDQADWLTLLNNPQWRLATSTPGCDPAGDYSWQLFARIEAAFPGQGKAMIARAQQRVGGRYSLRIPPGETAGAWLIRADLADLFIGYAHYARQMLAADDLRTLVIPSPWNIQADYQLTMVEKSHEAQQLCRFILGSIGQHYLQQAGFLSVSDGS from the coding sequence ATGACCGCAGCAGTTGTTTTGCTGGCAGCGGGGAGCCTGAAAGGCGCTTTCACACCGCTACTGGCGCATTTCTCGCAGCAAACCGGTATTCTGGTCGAGGCGCATTTTGGCCCGGCAGGGCTATTGCGTGAGCAAATCGAAGCCGGAATGCGCTGTTCTGTTTTTGCCTCCGCCAATAGTCAGCATCCGCAGGCATTACAACAGGCGGGGCTGGCGGGAGTGTGCCACTCGTTTGCCCGCAATCAATTGATGCTGACTGTACGCCGCCATGTCACCACTGATCAGGCTGACTGGCTGACACTCCTTAATAATCCGCAATGGCGTCTGGCAACATCGACTCCCGGTTGTGACCCGGCGGGCGACTATAGCTGGCAACTGTTTGCCCGAATTGAAGCCGCTTTTCCTGGCCAGGGGAAAGCCATGATCGCACGTGCGCAGCAACGGGTTGGTGGCCGATACTCCCTCCGGATACCGCCGGGAGAAACTGCCGGAGCATGGCTGATACGTGCCGATCTCGCCGATCTATTTATTGGCTACGCGCACTATGCCCGTCAGATGCTGGCCGCTGACGATCTACGTACCCTTGTTATCCCATCTCCCTGGAATATTCAGGCAGATTACCAGCTAACGATGGTTGAAAAGAGTCACGAAGCACAGCAATTATGTCGTTTTATCCTCGGCTCTATTGGTCAGCACTATCTGCAGCAGGCAGGTTTTTTGTCTGTCAGCGACGGATCGTGA
- a CDS encoding ABC transporter ATP-binding protein produces MAPSLRVEKLLFGYRQPLFTALSLQCQPGEIWAIIGANGKGKSTLFHTLTGIQPPLGGEFYQQGGIAIVPQTFRPTFDWRVQDVVLMGRARHIGLFAQPDKTDEQHALDALSQLGIAHLAAQRFASLSGGQQQLALIARALVGENQNILLDEPCSALDLANQQVAMQLISDLACCQSRTVLFSTHDPSHALQVASHTLLLLPDGEWLAGHSAQVLSEANLYRAYGLPVYKIYPPGSSLPLLAPQFTIRR; encoded by the coding sequence ATGGCACCATCACTTCGCGTGGAAAAACTCCTTTTCGGTTATCGCCAGCCACTCTTTACCGCACTCAGTCTGCAGTGCCAGCCGGGAGAAATCTGGGCGATAATCGGGGCTAATGGCAAAGGGAAAAGCACTTTGTTCCATACGTTAACCGGGATACAGCCGCCATTAGGCGGTGAGTTTTATCAGCAGGGCGGCATCGCTATTGTGCCACAGACCTTTCGTCCGACTTTTGACTGGCGGGTACAGGATGTCGTATTAATGGGGCGCGCTCGCCATATTGGTCTGTTTGCGCAACCGGACAAGACCGATGAGCAACACGCTCTGGACGCGCTCTCTCAGCTGGGGATTGCCCATCTTGCCGCTCAGCGATTTGCTTCGCTTTCTGGTGGTCAGCAACAGTTAGCGTTGATCGCCCGTGCCCTGGTGGGAGAAAACCAGAACATCCTGCTGGACGAACCCTGTTCGGCGCTGGATCTGGCTAATCAGCAAGTTGCTATGCAGCTCATCAGCGATCTGGCCTGTTGTCAGTCTCGTACCGTGCTGTTTAGTACCCATGATCCCAGCCATGCACTACAGGTTGCCAGTCATACGTTGTTGCTGTTACCTGATGGGGAATGGCTGGCAGGGCACTCTGCGCAGGTACTCAGCGAAGCAAATTTATACCGCGCTTATGGGTTACCGGTATACAAAATTTATCCTCCCGGCTCCTCGCTGCCGCTGCTGGCCCCCCAGTTCACGATCCGTCGCTGA
- a CDS encoding iron ABC transporter permease encodes MPGNHHPLLMQSGLALLTLFIATTSLCIGQYHLSLSEVFFQLKSYAAIDSIAGQVIWSVRLPRVIMALLAGGALGLCGATLQGVFHNPLVDPHIIGVTSGSAFGGTLAILLGLSMPLMMTIIFGFGLLALILVWLIATLQGRESRLILILSGIILSGFFSALVSLIQYLADNEETLPNIVFWLLGSFATANWYKVSVMAPPVIIAAGVLFKLRWRINLLALEDKDARSLGVPVNGLRRGVLICCAVLVAAQVAVSGSIAWTGLVIPHLARLLTGSDHRHLLPTAFWLGGGFMIIADNLARSLTQAEIPVGIITALFGTPLFAGLLIYTRRRSRI; translated from the coding sequence ATGCCCGGTAATCACCACCCACTTCTGATGCAAAGTGGACTGGCGCTGTTGACATTATTTATCGCCACAACCTCGCTCTGTATTGGCCAGTATCACCTGAGTCTGAGTGAGGTTTTCTTTCAGCTTAAGTCTTATGCGGCGATTGATAGCATCGCGGGCCAGGTGATCTGGTCGGTGCGTCTGCCACGGGTGATCATGGCGCTGTTAGCCGGCGGCGCATTAGGATTGTGTGGCGCGACCTTACAAGGTGTTTTTCACAATCCGCTGGTCGACCCTCATATTATTGGCGTGACCTCGGGATCAGCATTTGGTGGCACCCTGGCTATCCTGCTGGGGCTAAGTATGCCATTAATGATGACGATAATTTTTGGTTTTGGTCTGCTGGCACTGATACTGGTCTGGCTAATCGCCACACTTCAGGGGCGCGAGAGCCGTCTGATATTAATTCTCTCCGGCATTATTCTGAGTGGTTTTTTCTCCGCGCTGGTCAGCCTGATACAGTATCTGGCCGACAATGAAGAAACGCTGCCCAATATCGTTTTCTGGCTACTGGGCAGTTTCGCGACCGCGAACTGGTACAAAGTCTCGGTGATGGCACCACCGGTTATTATTGCTGCTGGCGTTTTATTTAAACTGCGCTGGCGTATTAATCTGCTAGCCCTCGAGGATAAAGATGCGCGTAGCCTCGGCGTCCCCGTCAATGGATTACGCCGTGGTGTCCTGATCTGTTGTGCGGTACTGGTCGCAGCTCAAGTGGCAGTCAGTGGCAGTATCGCGTGGACCGGACTGGTTATCCCTCATCTGGCCAGACTGCTGACAGGTTCTGATCACCGACATCTGCTACCAACCGCTTTCTGGCTAGGGGGCGGGTTTATGATCATCGCAGATAATCTCGCTCGCTCACTGACACAAGCAGAAATCCCTGTCGGGATCATAACTGCACTATTTGGTACTCCACTGTTTGCCGGATTACTCATTTATACTCGTCGCAGGAGTCGCATCTGA
- a CDS encoding ABC transporter substrate-binding protein, which yields MPDLSRFFSISRVIILCLSLFTGHALASRTVVDQIGREVTLPDTVTRVVVLQHQTLNLLVQLNAADHIVGVLNSWKKQLGPDFVRFMPEIEQLPTPGDLTQVNIESLLGLRPQVVFVANYAPQAMIEQINNAGIPVVAISLRQDAANEKTKINPLMADEEQAYNEGLKQGIRLIGDVVNRKDEAENLIRYTFQARQLANAPVADIPEDQRVRVYMANPDLNTYGSGKYTGLMMKHAGALNVAAASIKGAAQVSIEQILQWNPQVIFVQHRYPQVISQIKNDPQWQHIDAVKNHRIWLMPEYAKAWGYPMPEALAIGELWMAKKLYPARYHDVDVDAKVQDYYQRFYRIKWSTDAR from the coding sequence ATGCCAGATTTAAGCCGTTTTTTCTCCATATCCAGGGTTATCATCCTCTGTCTAAGCCTGTTTACCGGCCATGCGCTGGCCAGCCGTACTGTTGTCGATCAAATTGGTCGTGAAGTCACACTTCCTGACACGGTGACACGGGTGGTCGTGCTACAACATCAGACGCTAAATCTCCTGGTGCAGCTTAACGCGGCGGATCATATTGTCGGCGTGCTGAATAGCTGGAAAAAGCAGCTCGGGCCCGATTTTGTCCGTTTTATGCCAGAAATAGAACAACTGCCCACCCCTGGTGATTTAACCCAGGTCAATATTGAAAGCCTGCTGGGATTGCGCCCCCAGGTGGTATTTGTCGCGAATTACGCACCACAGGCAATGATCGAACAGATTAACAACGCCGGGATCCCGGTCGTAGCTATCTCACTACGCCAGGATGCCGCTAATGAAAAAACCAAAATAAATCCGCTCATGGCCGATGAAGAGCAGGCTTACAATGAGGGACTCAAACAGGGGATCCGGCTGATTGGCGACGTCGTTAATCGTAAGGATGAAGCCGAAAATCTTATCCGCTACACTTTTCAGGCACGACAGTTAGCCAACGCGCCTGTGGCAGATATCCCCGAGGATCAGCGCGTGCGCGTCTATATGGCTAACCCCGATCTTAATACTTACGGTTCAGGCAAATATACTGGCCTGATGATGAAACATGCAGGTGCGCTGAATGTGGCTGCTGCCTCAATCAAAGGGGCAGCTCAGGTCTCGATCGAGCAGATCTTACAGTGGAACCCTCAGGTTATTTTTGTCCAGCATCGCTATCCACAGGTCATCAGTCAGATTAAAAACGATCCTCAGTGGCAGCACATTGATGCGGTAAAAAACCATCGTATCTGGCTGATGCCGGAGTATGCCAAAGCCTGGGGCTACCCCATGCCAGAAGCGCTCGCGATCGGCGAATTGTGGATGGCGAAAAAGCTCTACCCTGCCCGCTATCATGACGTGGATGTCGATGCCAAAGTACAGGATTATTATCAACGTTTTTATCGCATAAAGTGGTCAACCGATGCCCGGTAA
- a CDS encoding DUF535 family protein codes for MTQTAIKTFKAWRKNNKYIIQAKSAYKKVLRKCREIPLKGKKYKEYQMLCESYLCARLTAATEGLDRFQDKPFIPYLNKTISKKTKLDIAYGALQFLEKRFSAPVLQQLFNMKQYGVNIADIPLKNGTDIEIRLLASPFQQEGELMLLMRHDKKRVYSICFSCTEDHHAYIGGLQRGKDITNDDIKVLTKELQGARPKNLLLSLLYAFLQYADINEIYAIDSDHHIKSEKVKTSYAGLWLEVGGEKYRNGWYKLPPQERKKNIEEVKSKHRSQFLRREAMKEQARTALIVTMQKIMTKSASQ; via the coding sequence ATGACGCAAACAGCGATAAAAACCTTCAAAGCCTGGCGAAAAAATAATAAATATATTATTCAGGCTAAATCTGCCTATAAAAAGGTATTACGTAAATGTCGTGAAATTCCTCTGAAAGGAAAAAAATATAAAGAATATCAGATGCTTTGTGAAAGCTATCTGTGTGCCAGACTCACTGCGGCTACCGAAGGACTGGATCGGTTTCAGGATAAACCCTTTATACCCTATCTGAATAAGACAATATCAAAAAAAACAAAGTTAGATATTGCTTATGGTGCTTTGCAGTTTCTGGAAAAAAGGTTTTCTGCGCCGGTATTACAGCAGTTGTTCAATATGAAACAATATGGCGTGAACATAGCAGATATCCCTTTGAAAAATGGGACAGATATTGAGATCAGATTGCTGGCTTCACCTTTTCAACAGGAAGGCGAACTGATGCTGCTGATGCGCCACGATAAGAAACGTGTTTATAGTATCTGCTTTTCCTGTACAGAAGATCATCATGCCTATATCGGTGGTCTACAAAGAGGAAAGGATATCACTAATGATGATATTAAAGTATTAACAAAAGAGTTACAGGGGGCCAGGCCAAAGAATCTGTTGCTCTCTCTGCTATATGCTTTTTTACAGTATGCTGATATCAATGAAATTTATGCGATAGATTCAGATCATCATATTAAAAGTGAAAAGGTAAAAACCAGTTATGCGGGATTGTGGCTGGAAGTCGGCGGTGAAAAGTATCGTAACGGTTGGTATAAACTACCGCCGCAGGAGAGAAAGAAAAATATTGAAGAGGTCAAAAGCAAGCATCGTAGTCAGTTTCTCAGACGTGAAGCAATGAAAGAGCAGGCACGTACGGCCTTGATCGTCACTATGCAGAAGATAATGACAAAATCAGCTTCGCAGTAA
- the mdtK gene encoding MdtK family multidrug efflux MATE transporter: MQKYFIEARQLLALAIPVILAQIAQTSMGFVDTVMAGGYSATDMAAVAIGTSIWMPAILFAHGLLLALTPVIAQLNGSGRRDKIAHQVHQGFWLAGFASLLVMVVLWNAHFIIKLQHGVEPALADKTIGYLRALLWGAPGYLFFQTARNQCEGLANTKPGMITGFIGLLVNIPVNYIFIYGHFGMPKLGGVGCGVATASVYWVMFFCLFFWMRRARSMRDIRSHEKFSKPDFSVLKRLVQLGLPIALALFFEITLFAVVALLVSPLGIVDVAGHQIALNFSSLMFVLPLSLAAAVTIRVGFCLGQRSTQGAQVAAITGLAVGIGMAIISAVFTILLRKQIALLYNDTPEVITLASHLMLLAALYQISDSIQVIGSGILRGYKDTRSIFFITLISYWAVGLPVGYLLALTDVIVPRMGPAGFWCGFIVGLTIAAILMMLRMRFLQRQPAAIILQRAAH; this comes from the coding sequence GTGCAGAAGTATTTTATTGAAGCGCGACAGCTATTAGCACTCGCTATTCCAGTCATCCTCGCTCAGATCGCTCAAACCTCAATGGGATTCGTTGATACCGTGATGGCTGGTGGTTACAGCGCAACTGATATGGCGGCGGTAGCCATTGGCACGTCTATCTGGATGCCCGCTATTCTGTTCGCTCATGGTTTACTACTGGCACTGACGCCTGTTATTGCTCAGCTCAACGGTTCCGGGCGACGTGATAAAATTGCGCATCAGGTGCATCAGGGGTTCTGGCTGGCGGGATTTGCCTCACTGCTGGTGATGGTGGTGCTGTGGAATGCCCATTTTATTATCAAATTACAACATGGTGTCGAACCTGCTCTTGCCGATAAAACGATCGGCTATCTTCGTGCGCTATTATGGGGGGCGCCGGGCTATCTGTTCTTTCAAACTGCCCGTAATCAGTGTGAGGGACTTGCCAACACGAAGCCCGGAATGATCACCGGATTTATCGGTCTGCTGGTTAATATTCCTGTTAATTATATTTTTATCTATGGCCATTTTGGTATGCCGAAACTGGGTGGGGTTGGTTGCGGGGTGGCAACGGCATCCGTTTACTGGGTGATGTTCTTTTGTCTGTTTTTCTGGATGCGTCGTGCCCGCTCTATGCGTGATATCCGCAGTCATGAAAAATTCAGCAAACCCGATTTTAGTGTCCTGAAACGACTGGTTCAGTTAGGGCTACCTATTGCACTGGCGCTTTTTTTCGAAATTACGCTCTTCGCGGTGGTTGCGCTACTGGTTTCGCCTCTGGGAATTGTTGATGTCGCCGGTCACCAGATAGCACTAAACTTCAGCTCACTGATGTTTGTATTACCACTGTCCCTGGCGGCGGCAGTCACTATTCGTGTCGGATTCTGTCTTGGACAAAGGTCGACACAGGGGGCGCAGGTTGCTGCCATAACCGGGCTGGCCGTCGGTATTGGCATGGCGATAATTTCGGCTGTTTTCACTATTTTACTGCGCAAACAAATCGCCCTGTTATATAACGACACACCGGAAGTTATTACTCTGGCTTCTCATCTGATGTTACTGGCGGCGCTATATCAGATTTCCGATTCTATACAGGTGATTGGCAGTGGGATCTTACGGGGATATAAAGATACCCGTTCGATCTTTTTTATTACTCTTATCTCCTATTGGGCAGTCGGATTACCGGTCGGATATCTGCTCGCCCTGACCGATGTCATTGTTCCGCGTATGGGACCTGCTGGCTTCTGGTGTGGTTTTATTGTTGGCTTAACCATTGCGGCCATCCTGATGATGCTACGCATGCGTTTTCTGCAGCGCCAGCCTGCGGCTATTATTTTGCAGCGTGCAGCACACTAA
- a CDS encoding riboflavin synthase subunit alpha gives MFTGIVQGIAKVISIDEKPDFRTHVVELPESMLEGLKTGASVAHNGCCLTVTDIDGLHVSFDLMRETLRVTNLGELQQGDEINVERAATFSDEIGGHLMSGHIMTTAEIARIMTSENNHQIWFKVQNPALMKYIIYKGFIAVDGISLTVGEVTATRFCVHLIPETLQRTTLGTKKIGSRVNIEIDPQTQAVVDTVERVLAAREKA, from the coding sequence ATGTTTACGGGTATTGTACAGGGGATCGCTAAAGTTATATCAATTGATGAGAAACCTGATTTCCGCACGCATGTCGTGGAACTACCAGAATCGATGCTTGAAGGACTGAAGACCGGGGCATCGGTGGCACATAATGGCTGTTGCCTGACGGTGACTGATATTGATGGTTTGCATGTCAGTTTTGATTTGATGAGAGAGACGTTGCGTGTTACTAATCTTGGTGAACTCCAGCAGGGGGACGAGATCAATGTTGAGCGTGCGGCGACATTCAGCGATGAGATTGGCGGTCATTTGATGTCAGGTCATATTATGACGACAGCAGAAATTGCCAGAATAATGACTTCAGAAAATAATCATCAGATTTGGTTTAAAGTTCAGAACCCTGCTCTGATGAAATACATTATTTATAAAGGTTTTATCGCAGTAGATGGGATCAGTCTGACCGTCGGTGAAGTGACTGCAACACGTTTTTGTGTTCACCTAATTCCTGAAACATTGCAACGGACAACACTGGGCACGAAAAAGATAGGCAGTCGTGTCAATATTGAGATTGATCCTCAGACTCAGGCGGTGGTTGACACGGTGGAACGGGTGCTGGCAGCACGAGAAAAGGCGTAG
- the cfa gene encoding cyclopropane fatty acyl phospholipid synthase: MSSSCIEKVEVPHDNWYRIATELLACANIEINGSSPADLQIKNPSFFKRVLQEGSLGLGESYMDGWWDCERLDIFFHQVLHAGLENQLPHHFKDTLRIAGARLFNLQSRKRAWIVGKEHYDLGNDLFSRMLDPYLQYSCGYWKEACSLEQAQLAKLDLICRKLQLKPGMRVLDIGCGWGGLACYIAKNYHVSVVGVTISAEQQKMAQQRCEGLDVTILLQDYRDLEDCFDRIVSVGMFEHVGPKNYAAYFDIVDRNLKADGLFLLHTIGSKKTDLNVDPWINKYIFPNGCLPSVRQIAQASESHFVMEDWHNMGADYDTTLMSWYQRFLASWPVIARHYSERFKRMFSYYLNACAGAFRARDIQLWQIVFSRGVENGIRVAR; this comes from the coding sequence ATGAGTTCCTCATGTATAGAAAAAGTAGAAGTGCCACATGATAACTGGTATCGGATTGCAACTGAATTGCTTGCCTGTGCCAATATTGAAATCAATGGTTCCTCTCCGGCTGATTTGCAGATTAAAAACCCGTCTTTTTTTAAGCGTGTTTTACAGGAGGGATCGCTGGGATTAGGTGAAAGTTATATGGATGGCTGGTGGGATTGCGAGCGGCTGGATATCTTCTTTCACCAGGTTTTGCACGCGGGACTGGAAAATCAGTTACCTCATCACTTCAAAGATACCTTACGTATCGCGGGCGCACGCCTGTTTAACCTGCAAAGCAGAAAACGCGCGTGGATCGTCGGGAAAGAGCATTATGATCTCGGCAATGATCTTTTCAGCCGCATGCTCGATCCTTATTTACAATATTCGTGTGGCTACTGGAAAGAAGCGTGCTCCCTGGAGCAGGCACAACTGGCAAAATTAGATCTTATTTGTCGCAAACTGCAACTGAAGCCCGGTATGCGAGTGCTGGATATTGGTTGTGGCTGGGGGGGACTGGCCTGTTATATAGCGAAAAATTATCATGTCAGTGTCGTCGGCGTCACTATCTCTGCCGAACAACAAAAAATGGCGCAGCAACGCTGTGAAGGACTGGATGTCACTATCCTGTTACAGGACTATCGCGATTTAGAGGATTGTTTTGACCGTATTGTTTCTGTCGGAATGTTTGAGCATGTTGGCCCCAAAAATTATGCGGCTTATTTTGATATTGTCGACCGCAATCTGAAGGCTGATGGTCTGTTTTTACTGCATACCATCGGCTCTAAAAAAACCGACCTTAACGTCGATCCGTGGATCAACAAATATATTTTCCCGAACGGTTGCTTACCTTCAGTGCGACAAATTGCTCAGGCCAGTGAATCACATTTTGTCATGGAAGACTGGCACAATATGGGGGCTGATTACGATACGACATTGATGTCCTGGTATCAGCGCTTCCTGGCAAGCTGGCCGGTGATTGCCAGACACTATTCAGAACGGTTTAAGCGCATGTTTAGTTATTACCTCAATGCCTGTGCGGGGGCTTTTCGCGCACGCGATATCCAGCTCTGGCAGATTGTTTTTTCGCGCGGTGTGGAAAACGGGATCCGTGTCGCTCGTTGA
- the purR gene encoding HTH-type transcriptional repressor PurR — protein MATIKDVAKRANVSTTTVSHVINKTRFVAEETRNAVWKAIKDLHYSPSAVARSLKVNHTKSIGLLATSSEAAYFAEIIEAIEKNCFQKGYTLILGNAWNDPEKQRAYLSMMAQKRVDGLLVMCSEYPQPVLKMLEEYRHIPMVVMDWGESKADFTDSVIDNAFEGGYMAGRYLIERGHREIGVISGSLERNTGAGRLAGFIKAMEEAQITIPDSWIVQGDFEPESGYQAMQQILNQSHRPTAIFCGGDIMAMGAICAADELGLRVPQDISLIGYDNVRNARYFSPSLTTIHQPKDSLGEAAFNMLLDRIVNKREISQSIEVHPRLIERRSVIDGPFIDYRR, from the coding sequence ATGGCGACTATTAAAGATGTTGCGAAACGCGCGAACGTTTCAACTACGACAGTTTCACATGTCATCAACAAAACACGTTTCGTTGCTGAAGAGACTCGCAACGCTGTCTGGAAAGCGATCAAAGATCTACACTATTCTCCCAGCGCAGTAGCACGGAGCCTGAAAGTTAACCATACCAAATCCATCGGCCTGTTGGCGACCAGTAGTGAAGCAGCCTATTTTGCAGAAATTATCGAAGCAATAGAAAAGAATTGTTTCCAGAAAGGCTACACGCTGATTCTGGGTAACGCCTGGAACGATCCGGAAAAACAACGCGCCTACCTCTCGATGATGGCACAGAAACGTGTCGATGGTTTGCTGGTTATGTGTTCAGAATACCCACAACCGGTGCTGAAAATGCTGGAAGAGTATCGTCATATCCCTATGGTGGTCATGGACTGGGGGGAATCGAAAGCTGATTTTACCGATTCAGTGATTGATAACGCTTTCGAAGGTGGCTATATGGCAGGACGTTATCTGATCGAACGTGGTCATCGCGAAATTGGGGTGATCTCGGGATCGCTGGAACGTAATACCGGTGCCGGGCGGCTGGCGGGTTTTATAAAAGCGATGGAAGAGGCACAGATTACGATCCCCGATAGCTGGATTGTGCAGGGTGACTTCGAACCCGAATCCGGTTATCAGGCAATGCAGCAGATTCTGAACCAGTCACATCGACCCACCGCTATTTTCTGTGGCGGTGATATTATGGCAATGGGCGCTATTTGTGCCGCGGATGAACTGGGCCTGCGCGTACCCCAGGATATCTCGCTGATTGGCTATGATAACGTGCGCAACGCCCGCTACTTCAGTCCATCACTGACGACCATTCACCAGCCAAAAGATTCGCTGGGTGAAGCGGCGTTCAATATGCTACTGGATCGTATCGTCAATAAGCGTGAAATATCACAGTCGATAGAAGTTCATCCCCGTCTGATCGAGCGCCGTTCCGTTATTGATGGCCCATTTATCGATTATCGCCGCTAA